One Pararhizobium sp. IMCC3301 DNA segment encodes these proteins:
- a CDS encoding flagellar motor protein MotA: MARDYDPYRLSSPQVFLWRMIIFLVIVGFLALILYQQIFTAFVSNPGLNGVIVVVLFVGVLLSLRQVLLLFREVHWVNGFRRSDPNIEYARPPILLAPMAAMLGDRLGAMAISQQTMRSVLESIGVRLDESREILRYLTGLLVFLGLLGTFWGLLRTVGSVGDTIQSLNVGSGDAGVIFEDLKTGLEAPLSGMGTAFSSSLFGLAGSLVLGFLDLQAGQAQNRFYTDLEDWLSTVADLEEPSMDGNGTNALMTEDLRIAIDKLTRTMAHDSGSGTQSTSAAMASLAEGIQGLVQHMRSEQQVVRSWVESQSEQHDQVRHLLEALVQINRQRDGD, encoded by the coding sequence ATGGCGCGTGATTACGATCCTTATCGGCTTTCATCGCCGCAGGTGTTTCTCTGGCGGATGATCATTTTTCTGGTCATCGTCGGTTTTCTGGCATTAATTCTGTACCAGCAGATATTTACAGCCTTTGTCAGCAATCCGGGGCTGAACGGCGTCATCGTGGTGGTTTTATTCGTCGGTGTGCTGTTATCGTTGCGGCAGGTGCTGCTGCTGTTTCGCGAAGTGCACTGGGTCAACGGCTTTCGCCGCTCTGACCCGAATATCGAATATGCCAGACCCCCGATTCTGCTGGCACCGATGGCTGCCATGCTGGGGGATCGACTCGGCGCCATGGCGATCAGTCAGCAGACCATGCGTTCGGTTCTGGAATCGATTGGCGTCCGGCTTGATGAATCGCGTGAAATTCTGCGCTATCTCACTGGCCTTCTGGTGTTTCTCGGCCTGCTCGGCACATTTTGGGGTTTGCTGCGCACTGTCGGCTCGGTTGGCGATACCATCCAGTCGCTGAATGTCGGGTCAGGCGATGCCGGTGTCATTTTTGAAGATCTGAAAACCGGGCTGGAAGCCCCTCTGTCCGGCATGGGCACTGCGTTTTCCTCCTCTCTGTTCGGTCTCGCCGGGTCCCTTGTTCTCGGCTTTCTGGATTTGCAGGCCGGACAGGCCCAGAACCGATTCTACACCGATCTGGAAGACTGGCTGTCAACCGTTGCGGATCTGGAAGAGCCTTCCATGGACGGCAACGGCACCAATGCTCTGATGACAGAAGATCTGCGTATTGCCATCGATAAGCTGACCCGGACAATGGCTCACGATTCCGGCAGCGGCACCCAGTCAACCAGCGCTGCCATGGCCAGCCTCGCCGAAGGCATCCAGGGCCTTGTTCAGCATATGCGTTCAGAACAGCAGGTCGTGCGCAGCTGGGTTGAATCCCAGTCTGAGCAACACGATCAGGTCAGGCATCTGCTGGAAGCGCTGGTGCAGATCAACCGTCAACGTGATGGCGATTAG
- a CDS encoding peptidoglycan -binding protein — translation MALARSRRRVVRGDYWPGFVDAMAALLLVMIFLLSLFMLAQFFLSQEISGRDTLLSRLQSQISELTELLALERTGQSDLKESLSMMQSSLADTEQEKRRLEELLADQSGTTAARDAELQEARANLDEERQLSERTRSQVDLLNQQLSALRRQIASLETALEASEDRDRESQTRIADLGSRLNVALAQRVQELSRYRSDFFGRLREILSNRSDIRVVGDRFVFQSEVLFSSGADELTAAGSAEMNKLGDALLELRSQIPDDINWVLRVDGHTDARPVSGASFKSNWELSAARAISVVEHLVERGVPPNRLVAAGFGEFQPIDEGDSAEALARNRRIELKLTER, via the coding sequence ATGGCGCTGGCGAGATCAAGACGACGGGTGGTGCGCGGAGATTACTGGCCCGGCTTTGTCGACGCCATGGCCGCGCTTCTCCTCGTCATGATTTTCCTGCTGTCTTTGTTCATGCTGGCGCAATTTTTCCTCAGCCAGGAGATTTCCGGTCGCGATACACTGCTCAGCCGGCTGCAGTCACAAATATCGGAACTGACGGAATTACTGGCTCTGGAGCGTACCGGACAAAGTGATCTGAAGGAAAGCCTGTCAATGATGCAATCCAGCCTGGCAGATACGGAACAGGAAAAACGGCGACTTGAGGAACTGCTGGCTGATCAGTCCGGCACCACAGCCGCCCGGGACGCGGAGTTGCAGGAAGCCAGGGCGAACCTTGATGAGGAGCGCCAGCTCTCCGAACGGACCCGCTCCCAGGTTGATCTGCTCAATCAGCAATTGTCGGCCTTGCGGCGTCAGATTGCATCGCTGGAGACCGCTCTTGAGGCCTCGGAGGACCGCGACCGGGAAAGCCAGACCCGGATTGCCGATCTGGGAAGCCGTCTCAATGTTGCCCTTGCGCAACGGGTTCAGGAGCTGTCGCGTTACCGCTCCGACTTCTTTGGCCGCTTGCGCGAAATTCTCAGCAACCGCTCCGATATCAGGGTGGTGGGAGACCGGTTTGTTTTCCAGTCCGAAGTGTTGTTTTCATCCGGAGCCGATGAATTGACAGCTGCGGGTTCTGCGGAAATGAATAAGCTTGGAGATGCACTTCTGGAATTGCGCAGCCAGATTCCCGACGATATCAATTGGGTGCTGCGGGTTGATGGTCACACCGACGCCCGCCCGGTCAGCGGCGCGAGCTTTAAAAGCAACTGGGAATTATCAGCAGCCCGTGCGATTTCTGTGGTCGAACATCTTGTGGAACGGGGTGTACCGCCCAACCGGCTGGTTGCAGCAGGTTTCGGTGAGTTTCAACCCATTGACGAAGGCGACAGTGCCGAAGCGCTGGCCCGCAACCGGCGCATCGAGTTGAAATTGACGGAGCGCTGA
- a CDS encoding ABC transporter transmembrane domain-containing protein, with product MTDQTPNSQIPAADSSQSSANGKGRVSSLAMVLPYLKTYRKRVGFAIVALTVAAGATLAVPLAVRRMIDFGFDTDNNALIDQYFAMLVVLVGFLAAASAARYYFVSWLGERVVSDIRRDVFAHVMRLHAGFFDTSKSGEIISRLTADTTQIKSIVGSSISIALRNFFLFVGAVIMMVITSPKLSLLVLAAIPLVVLPMVAFGRNVRKRSRAAQDTLADATAYAAEAIGAVRTLQNFTAEKRSSARFAAAVDDAFEAARAAVGARAALTAFAIFMVFASVVAVLWYGSQDLLAGNITAGALSQFVLYSVFAAGALGALSQIWGEVAQAAGAAERLGELLAIRPEIAAPAEPLVPESVSGAISFRDVSFVYPGALEAPILHNIDIDAAPGETIAVVGPSGAGKSTLFSLLTRAYDATGGVVALDGTDIRMMDPQELRRHLSIVPQETMIFGASIAENIALGNPDADRGAIIEASKAARADEFIVRMSGGYDAVVGERGITLSGGQRQRIAIARAILKNAPVLLLDEATSSLDAESETLVQHALERLMQGRTTLVIAHRLATILKADRILVMEAGRIVETGTHQSLQKQGGLYARLADLQFQDAIAAE from the coding sequence ATGACCGATCAGACACCGAACAGCCAAATTCCTGCAGCGGACAGCAGTCAATCCAGTGCGAACGGCAAGGGCCGTGTCAGTTCATTGGCAATGGTCCTGCCCTATCTGAAGACTTATCGCAAACGGGTGGGTTTTGCGATTGTGGCGCTGACAGTGGCTGCCGGCGCGACACTTGCGGTTCCGTTGGCCGTGCGCCGGATGATCGACTTCGGTTTCGATACGGACAACAATGCGCTGATTGACCAGTATTTCGCGATGCTGGTTGTGCTGGTCGGATTTCTGGCTGCGGCCAGCGCAGCACGGTATTATTTTGTGTCCTGGCTGGGAGAACGGGTGGTCAGTGACATCCGGCGCGATGTTTTCGCCCATGTCATGCGGCTCCATGCGGGCTTTTTCGATACCTCCAAATCCGGTGAGATTATCTCCCGGCTGACAGCCGATACGACACAGATCAAATCCATTGTCGGCTCCAGTATCTCCATTGCGCTGCGCAATTTCTTCCTGTTTGTCGGTGCGGTCATCATGATGGTGATCACCAGTCCGAAACTGTCTTTGCTGGTGCTGGCGGCGATCCCGCTGGTGGTGTTGCCGATGGTGGCTTTCGGGCGCAATGTGCGCAAGCGCTCCCGCGCGGCGCAGGACACGCTCGCGGATGCGACCGCCTATGCGGCGGAAGCCATCGGCGCGGTCCGCACCCTGCAGAATTTTACAGCGGAAAAACGCAGCTCCGCGCGGTTTGCAGCTGCGGTGGACGATGCTTTTGAAGCTGCGCGTGCGGCTGTTGGTGCCCGTGCCGCTCTGACCGCCTTCGCCATATTCATGGTGTTTGCCAGTGTCGTTGCGGTTTTGTGGTATGGCTCGCAGGATCTTCTGGCAGGCAATATCACCGCAGGCGCCTTGTCGCAATTTGTGCTGTATTCGGTGTTTGCTGCCGGTGCGCTCGGCGCCTTGTCGCAAATCTGGGGCGAAGTGGCGCAGGCGGCCGGCGCTGCCGAACGGCTCGGCGAGTTACTCGCCATCAGACCCGAGATCGCCGCTCCGGCAGAACCGCTGGTGCCGGAGAGTGTTTCAGGCGCCATATCGTTCCGCGATGTGTCCTTTGTCTATCCGGGCGCGCTGGAAGCGCCGATCCTGCACAACATCGACATTGATGCGGCTCCCGGCGAGACGATTGCGGTCGTCGGGCCGTCAGGCGCGGGCAAGTCAACCTTGTTTTCGCTGCTCACCAGGGCCTATGACGCCACCGGCGGTGTGGTTGCTCTGGACGGCACCGATATCAGGATGATGGACCCTCAGGAATTGCGCCGGCATTTGTCAATTGTGCCGCAGGAAACCATGATATTCGGCGCCTCGATTGCCGAGAATATCGCTTTGGGAAATCCGGATGCGGACCGGGGCGCGATTATCGAGGCTTCCAAAGCGGCCAGAGCGGATGAATTCATCGTCAGAATGTCCGGGGGATATGACGCCGTGGTCGGCGAGCGCGGCATCACCCTGTCCGGTGGCCAGCGCCAGCGCATCGCCATCGCCCGCGCGATCCTCAAAAATGCTCCTGTGTTGCTGCTTGACGAAGCCACAAGCTCGCTCGATGCGGAAAGTGAAACTCTTGTGCAGCATGCCCTGGAGCGGCTGATGCAGGGCCGTACAACGCTGGTCATTGCGCACCGCCTGGCGACCATATTGAAAGCTGACCGCATTCTTGTCATGGAGGCGGGACGAATCGTCGAGACCGGAACGCATCAGTCGCTGCAAAAACAGGGCGGATTATATGCAAGGCTGGCAGATCTGCAGTTTCAGGACGCCATCGCCGCCGAATAG
- the rpmE gene encoding 50S ribosomal protein L31, with translation MKADIHPEYHTINVVMTDGTEYTTRSTWGAEGDTMRLDIDPTSHPAWTGGGQQLLDRGGRLSRFKNKFGGFIGK, from the coding sequence ATGAAAGCTGATATACATCCCGAATACCACACCATCAATGTGGTAATGACAGACGGCACGGAATACACCACACGCTCCACCTGGGGTGCTGAAGGCGATACAATGCGCCTTGATATCGATCCGACCTCCCATCCTGCCTGGACAGGTGGTGGCCAGCAATTGCTCGACCGTGGCGGACGTCTGTCACGCTTCAAGAATAAATTTGGCGGTTTCATCGGCAAATAA
- a CDS encoding DUF1465 family protein, translating into MTRNDKTPKSRAAIAIAPRIAETEGFLTLFNSGMRLIEETASYLDGPGRSVSKSLSRLGSVAYASESMRLTTRLMQIASWLLLQRAINEGEMSNSQGIDEKAKVRLGGLQPSRTGAGWDELPTELKELIERSGRLEERVRHLDIGMGGRSFGIRAPVSEPVARDALADQMARLSAAFQPSDKT; encoded by the coding sequence ATGACGCGCAACGACAAGACGCCGAAGAGCCGGGCTGCCATCGCCATAGCACCGCGTATTGCGGAAACCGAAGGCTTTCTGACGCTGTTCAATAGTGGCATGCGGTTGATTGAAGAAACCGCGTCCTATCTGGACGGTCCCGGACGGTCGGTGTCCAAGTCGCTGTCGCGGCTCGGATCGGTTGCCTATGCCAGCGAATCAATGCGCCTGACGACGCGCCTGATGCAGATTGCATCATGGCTTTTGCTGCAAAGGGCGATCAATGAAGGTGAAATGAGTAACAGCCAGGGCATCGATGAAAAGGCAAAGGTGCGCCTTGGCGGCCTGCAGCCGTCCAGAACCGGAGCTGGCTGGGATGAATTGCCGACGGAGTTAAAGGAACTGATTGAGCGGTCGGGGCGTCTGGAAGAGCGTGTCCGCCATCTGGATATCGGAATGGGCGGGCGGTCATTCGGTATCAGAGCGCCAGTATCTGAACCGGTGGCGCGCGATGCGCTGGCTGACCAGATGGCACGCCTCAGCGCTGCCTTCCAGCCATCAGACAAAACCTGA
- the pobA gene encoding 4-hydroxybenzoate 3-monooxygenase: MKTQVVIIGGGPSGLLLSQLLDLAGVDSVVLERKSRDYVLSRIRAGVLEQGLTDLLRKAQVSTRMDAEGKIHDGFCLAFGGQTLRIDLKRLTGGKTVMVYGQTELTRDLYEARDALNGTILHEVEDVVLHDLKSASPSVSFLHAGERQRIACDFIAGCDGFHGVSCTSIPAEVRTEYEKTFPFGWLGVLSRTRPVDDELIYARSPEGFALCSMRSDTLSRYYVQCPLSDSAENWSDDRFWNTLSRRIPAHIAARLETGPSIEKSIAPLRSFISEPMRFGQLFLAGDAAHIVPPTGAKGLNLAASDIFYLSTALIDFYQSGSNAGLQTYSQTALSRVWKASRFSWFMTELLHDFSQTDRFGDRMQDAQLDYLVGSEALQTSIAENYAGLPY, encoded by the coding sequence TTGAAAACACAAGTCGTCATCATCGGCGGTGGGCCTTCCGGTCTGTTGTTGTCCCAGCTGCTGGATCTTGCCGGTGTCGACAGCGTCGTGCTGGAGCGGAAGAGCCGTGACTATGTCCTGTCGCGAATTCGCGCCGGCGTGCTGGAACAGGGCCTGACGGATCTGCTGCGCAAGGCTCAGGTCAGCACACGGATGGACGCGGAAGGCAAGATTCACGACGGTTTTTGTCTCGCTTTCGGCGGCCAGACATTGCGCATCGATCTGAAACGCCTGACCGGCGGCAAAACCGTAATGGTCTATGGCCAGACCGAGTTGACCCGTGACCTCTATGAAGCACGCGACGCGTTAAACGGCACCATATTGCATGAAGTCGAGGATGTGGTTCTGCATGATCTTAAATCCGCATCTCCCTCTGTCAGCTTTCTCCACGCTGGCGAGCGCCAGCGCATTGCCTGTGACTTCATTGCCGGTTGCGACGGATTCCACGGCGTCAGCTGCACTTCCATACCGGCCGAAGTGCGCACAGAGTATGAAAAGACATTCCCGTTCGGATGGCTTGGCGTGTTGTCGCGGACCCGTCCGGTGGACGATGAGTTGATTTACGCCCGCTCGCCGGAAGGTTTTGCACTGTGTTCCATGCGCTCCGACACGTTGAGCCGCTATTATGTCCAGTGTCCGCTGTCAGACAGTGCGGAAAACTGGTCGGATGACAGGTTCTGGAATACACTGTCCCGCCGCATTCCCGCGCATATTGCAGCGCGGCTTGAAACCGGACCATCGATTGAAAAATCGATCGCACCATTACGCTCCTTCATCTCGGAACCGATGCGTTTCGGCCAGTTGTTTCTGGCCGGTGACGCCGCTCACATTGTTCCCCCCACCGGTGCCAAAGGTCTCAATCTGGCTGCTTCCGATATCTTCTATCTCAGCACCGCTCTGATTGATTTTTACCAATCCGGCTCCAATGCCGGGTTGCAGACCTATTCGCAGACCGCCTTGTCACGGGTCTGGAAAGCGTCGCGGTTTTCGTGGTTCATGACCGAATTGCTGCATGATTTTTCGCAGACCGACAGGTTCGGGGACCGTATGCAGGATGCGCAGCTGGATTATCTCGTCGGTTCCGAAGCGTTACAAACTTCGATAGCGGAAAACTATGCCGGGCTGCCCTATTGA
- a CDS encoding alginate lyase family protein has translation MRIVALFLIALCVSVPGVSAQSNETVAYVQEALQELGFDPGTADGAWGRRTRTALNAYRATLDLPEQQDISGSSLYNLHRIVAAGQTLPFPGQILEDFAERQAYLQENEAVRSRQCNNRQNLRQVTADWAPVTRFSESDVSFAAGVTAGVTAGLGPGQQDWALALAEGISVTTANCVAGDAGQCEVLWSYIQKWPQADALITTTRKVENSEKFANTAWLANTVLQPLIFATAVVAHISNPALEEQAPVLDWLYDRVNQFYFVSTKNDIVGDMDNTIARNQALAAVLPSMTLGAFLGDVELFERGFPQFEAALLNQRADGSFPTETKRGSMALSYTGLKLSYLFALAEIAKSQDFDLYDVRWPRGQDLHRAITYTLRGWSNWDTHVLKYARANDAAPMTPSSPVATDFAASFGWLPVYMRRFGSHPNVSLMNGLTLDPVVCSPAHISEGRSDAEWCQMAGAPPLTLRAMLLDNTQKISVFNPAMGFNAGCFLARSDELF, from the coding sequence TTGCGTATAGTAGCACTTTTCCTGATTGCCCTGTGTGTGTCTGTTCCCGGAGTGTCTGCACAGTCCAATGAAACCGTAGCCTATGTTCAGGAAGCGCTTCAGGAGCTCGGGTTTGACCCAGGAACGGCAGATGGTGCCTGGGGGCGGAGAACCCGCACTGCGCTGAATGCATACCGGGCCACGCTTGATCTGCCTGAACAGCAGGATATTTCCGGATCCTCGCTGTACAATCTGCATCGCATTGTGGCTGCTGGCCAGACGCTGCCTTTTCCCGGGCAAATCCTGGAAGATTTTGCGGAGCGTCAGGCCTATCTGCAGGAGAATGAGGCCGTTCGGTCCCGGCAATGCAACAATCGGCAGAATCTGCGGCAGGTGACTGCAGACTGGGCACCGGTCACGCGGTTCTCGGAATCGGACGTGTCTTTCGCTGCCGGTGTCACTGCCGGTGTCACTGCAGGTCTGGGGCCAGGTCAGCAGGACTGGGCTTTGGCACTGGCAGAAGGAATTTCGGTGACGACGGCCAATTGCGTGGCGGGGGATGCCGGTCAATGTGAGGTGCTGTGGTCCTATATTCAGAAATGGCCACAAGCAGATGCTCTGATCACCACGACCAGGAAGGTAGAAAATTCCGAGAAATTCGCAAACACAGCATGGCTCGCGAATACTGTCCTGCAGCCGCTGATATTCGCAACCGCCGTAGTTGCGCATATCAGCAATCCTGCGCTGGAGGAGCAGGCGCCAGTGCTTGACTGGCTGTATGATCGCGTCAACCAGTTTTACTTTGTCTCCACGAAGAACGATATTGTCGGAGATATGGACAATACGATCGCCAGAAACCAGGCTCTGGCAGCGGTCCTGCCAAGCATGACGCTTGGTGCATTTCTGGGTGATGTGGAACTGTTTGAACGGGGGTTCCCCCAATTCGAGGCAGCTCTGCTGAACCAGCGTGCCGATGGCAGTTTTCCAACTGAAACCAAACGCGGCTCAATGGCTCTGTCCTATACCGGACTGAAACTGTCCTATCTGTTTGCCCTGGCGGAAATCGCAAAGTCTCAGGATTTCGATCTGTATGATGTGCGCTGGCCACGGGGGCAGGATCTGCATCGTGCTATCACCTACACTCTGCGCGGCTGGTCGAACTGGGACACCCATGTGCTGAAATATGCGCGTGCCAATGATGCGGCCCCAATGACCCCCAGCAGCCCGGTGGCGACGGATTTTGCCGCCAGTTTCGGCTGGCTGCCGGTCTATATGCGCCGGTTCGGCTCACATCCGAATGTGTCGCTGATGAACGGGCTGACACTTGATCCGGTGGTGTGTTCGCCGGCACATATTTCCGAAGGCCGGTCAGATGCCGAATGGTGTCAGATGGCAGGTGCACCGCCCCTGACATTGCGTGCCATGTTGCTCGACAATACGCAGAAAATCTCAGTGTTCAATCCCGCCATGGGCTTCAACGCCGGATGCTTTCTGGCTCGCTCTGACGAGCTGTTTTAG
- a CDS encoding 3-keto-5-aminohexanoate cleavage protein — protein MPQHKTQEPCIICVAITGSVSSKAHNPAVPISISEQLESTHESFDAGASIAHCHVRNEDGTPSSDPERFARLQEGLLKHCPGLILQFSTGGRSGAGRERGGMLPLRPDMASLTVGSTNFPTRVYENSPELVDWLSGEMLEHDIRAEIEVFDLSHIFKAADMLAAGQFNGPPHVQFVMGVKNSMPLDRAVFDFYRQTTQRLMPEATWCAAGIGRHQITMNEWCVAEGGHARTGLEDNVRMDQDTLAPSNAALVSRLVDICHEHGREAATPAEARTILGLRKSSAA, from the coding sequence ATGCCACAACACAAAACTCAGGAGCCGTGCATAATCTGCGTGGCGATTACCGGCTCGGTATCCAGCAAAGCTCACAATCCGGCTGTTCCGATCTCGATTTCAGAACAGCTCGAAAGCACCCACGAATCATTCGATGCAGGAGCGTCCATCGCCCATTGCCATGTGCGAAATGAAGACGGAACACCAAGCTCTGATCCCGAAAGATTTGCCCGGCTTCAGGAAGGCCTGCTGAAACATTGCCCCGGTCTCATTCTGCAGTTTTCCACAGGCGGCCGCTCCGGTGCCGGGCGCGAGCGCGGCGGCATGCTTCCGCTGCGGCCGGATATGGCGTCGCTTACAGTCGGGTCGACCAATTTTCCCACCCGGGTTTATGAAAATTCTCCCGAGCTGGTCGACTGGCTCAGCGGAGAAATGCTGGAGCACGATATTCGCGCCGAAATCGAAGTCTTTGATCTGTCCCATATTTTCAAGGCGGCGGACATGCTGGCCGCTGGGCAATTTAACGGGCCACCACATGTGCAGTTCGTCATGGGTGTCAAAAACTCCATGCCGCTCGACCGGGCTGTGTTTGATTTTTATCGCCAGACCACGCAGCGGCTGATGCCTGAGGCAACATGGTGCGCAGCAGGAATTGGCCGCCATCAGATAACCATGAACGAATGGTGTGTGGCCGAAGGTGGCCATGCCAGGACCGGCCTGGAAGATAATGTGCGCATGGACCAAGACACACTTGCGCCCTCCAATGCCGCTCTGGTGAGCCGGCTGGTTGATATCTGTCATGAGCACGGGCGCGAGGCGGCAACACCGGCAGAGGCCCGCACCATATTAGGCCTGCGGAAAAGTAGCGCTGCATGA
- a CDS encoding dipeptidase, giving the protein MIDQTKPPIFDGHNDVLTKLLRKGEPHPEHYFIEGDTGHVDLPRSRLGGFSGGFFAVWVSSPVDKAFRYEQMAKPSYDIELPPAIEQGQALKVALSEAASLLRLEQAGALTICRTASQLRQTIEAGQMAAIFHLEGAEAIDPEFAALDVFYAAGLRSLGPVWSRPTIFAHGVPFRYPSDPDTGDGLSAIGKDLIRACNARKIMLDLSHINEKGFWDVAALTDAPLVATHSNAHAICPTARNLTDRQLAAIRESDGMVGLNFAVAFLREDGQMTADTTLDIILRHFDHLIDRLGEDRVGFGSDFDGAIVPQPIGDVTGLPVLRKAMRDHGYGEELMAKLCYGNWLRVLRKTWGE; this is encoded by the coding sequence ATGATCGATCAGACCAAACCCCCGATTTTTGATGGCCACAATGATGTTCTGACCAAGCTGCTGCGCAAGGGGGAGCCGCATCCGGAGCATTATTTCATCGAAGGTGATACCGGCCATGTCGATCTGCCAAGATCTCGTCTTGGCGGGTTTTCCGGCGGGTTTTTTGCCGTCTGGGTGTCTTCACCGGTGGACAAGGCGTTCCGCTACGAACAGATGGCCAAACCGAGTTACGATATTGAACTGCCGCCAGCTATCGAACAGGGCCAGGCGCTGAAGGTTGCGCTGTCGGAAGCCGCCAGCCTGTTGCGCCTCGAACAGGCCGGCGCACTCACCATCTGCAGAACCGCCTCCCAGCTTCGCCAGACCATCGAAGCCGGCCAGATGGCTGCCATATTTCACCTTGAGGGAGCGGAGGCGATTGATCCCGAATTTGCCGCACTGGACGTATTTTATGCAGCCGGCCTGCGCTCACTCGGCCCGGTCTGGAGCCGGCCTACGATTTTTGCCCATGGTGTGCCGTTCCGCTATCCCAGCGATCCGGATACCGGAGATGGGTTGAGCGCCATCGGCAAAGATCTGATACGGGCCTGCAACGCCCGAAAAATCATGCTGGATCTGTCCCATATCAACGAAAAGGGGTTCTGGGATGTGGCGGCCCTGACAGATGCGCCGCTTGTTGCGACCCATTCAAATGCCCATGCAATCTGCCCCACTGCGCGCAATCTGACTGACCGGCAATTAGCCGCCATCCGCGAAAGCGACGGTATGGTGGGCCTGAATTTTGCGGTCGCTTTTCTGCGCGAAGACGGCCAGATGACTGCTGATACCACGCTCGACATCATTCTGCGCCATTTCGACCATCTGATCGACAGGCTGGGTGAAGACCGGGTTGGCTTCGGTTCGGATTTCGACGGCGCAATTGTGCCCCAGCCAATTGGCGATGTGACCGGGCTGCCAGTGTTGCGCAAAGCCATGCGAGACCATGGTTATGGCGAGGAGCTTATGGCAAAACTATGCTACGGAAACTGGCTCCGGGTTCTGCGAAAAACCTGGGGTGAATAA